A DNA window from Pseudomonas resinovorans NBRC 106553 contains the following coding sequences:
- a CDS encoding IS110 family transposase has protein sequence MAVIGIDVSKQKLDCLWLRDPESLKVKTKVFTNQVDDFAALVDWCCTHTGATAGELKVFLEATGVYHESLAYYLHERGVQVFVLNPAQVRDYARSQGIRGKTDKQDSLVLARFGATQKARRWLPEAREIRELKAMIVRYEALQEDLQRELNRREKAEVSQASLSVMASIDTMLSALRQEAERLKQEIDDHIDRHDQLKRNRQLLQSIQGIGDVLSRHLLAFLHSRDFGTARQCAAFAGLVPRPWDSGSSVKGKPRLTKAGQPRLRAKLYMAAIVAKQYNPTVRALYQRLLARGKAKMSALGAAMRKLLQIAYGVLKTQTPYQPQPT, from the coding sequence ATGGCGGTTATTGGAATCGATGTCAGCAAGCAAAAGCTCGACTGTCTGTGGCTACGCGACCCGGAAAGTCTGAAGGTCAAAACCAAGGTATTTACCAATCAAGTGGACGACTTCGCCGCGTTGGTTGATTGGTGTTGCACGCACACCGGAGCCACAGCCGGGGAACTGAAGGTGTTCCTTGAGGCCACCGGGGTCTATCACGAATCCTTGGCGTATTACCTGCACGAGCGCGGCGTTCAAGTCTTTGTCCTGAACCCGGCGCAGGTCCGCGACTATGCGCGCAGCCAGGGCATTCGTGGTAAGACGGACAAACAAGACAGCCTGGTGCTCGCCCGTTTTGGCGCAACCCAGAAGGCCCGGCGCTGGTTGCCGGAAGCGCGGGAAATCCGCGAGCTGAAAGCGATGATCGTGCGCTATGAGGCGCTGCAAGAGGACCTTCAGCGCGAACTGAACCGGCGGGAAAAGGCCGAGGTCAGTCAGGCCAGCCTCAGCGTAATGGCCTCCATCGATACGATGCTCAGTGCGTTGCGCCAGGAAGCCGAGCGCCTGAAACAAGAGATCGACGATCACATCGACCGGCACGACCAGCTCAAACGCAACCGACAGCTGCTGCAGAGCATCCAGGGCATCGGGGATGTCCTCTCCCGTCATCTGCTGGCGTTTCTGCACAGCCGCGACTTTGGCACTGCCCGACAATGCGCGGCTTTTGCGGGCCTGGTGCCACGACCTTGGGACTCCGGCTCATCGGTGAAGGGCAAACCTCGTTTGACCAAGGCGGGGCAGCCTCGACTGCGGGCCAAGCTCTACATGGCCGCGATTGTCGCCAAGCAGTACAACCCCACGGTTAGAGCGCTTTACCAACGTCTACTGGCGCGGGGAAAAGCCAAGATGAGCGCCCTGGGTGCCGCCATGCGCAAGCTGTTGCAGATTGCCTATGGCGTGCTCAAGACGCAGACACCCTATCAGCCGCAACCGACCTGA
- a CDS encoding transglycosylase SLT domain-containing protein, with protein sequence MRGRLLSLFSCLLLSSVGLYAAQASAASLAQQRLMYDEAKRALAKGDTGPYRRYADDLRDYPLEPYLAYDELTARLKWASNDEIEKFLAEHGDLPQAGWMKLRWLRWQAERGEWQTFANYYDPKLNFTELDCLFGQYQLKHGMKQEGYATAEKLWLVGKSQPEACDVLFGMWSADGKLTEELRWKRAKLAAEARNYGLANHLVKALPHLATQGKLMVEAAQKPQILSQTARFTPADRHMADAVGLGLRRLARQDPEKALSLLDVYATRLPFSKEEKVAIAREIGLTLAKRFDSRALKVMTQYDPELRDNTVSEWRARLLLRLGQWDDAYQLTKRMPEDLAKTNRWRYWQARSLQLAQPQSQQPTPLYQPVARERDFYGFLAADRIEAPYQLNNKPLALDPKVIQKVRNTAGIRRALEFHDRGEIVNGRREWYHVSRLFNRDEMVAQAKLAYDRQWYFPAIRTISQAQYWDDLDIRFPMAHRSALTQQAKLRGLHSSWVFAITRQESAFMADARSGVGAMGLMQLMPATAKETARKFGIPLASPQQALNPNINIQLGAAYLSQVHGQFNGNRVLASAAYNAGPGRVRQWLRGANHLSFDVWVETIPFDETRQYVQNVLSYSVIYGQKLNAPQPLVDWHERYFDDQ encoded by the coding sequence ATGTACGACGAAGCCAAGCGCGCGCTGGCCAAGGGCGATACCGGCCCTTACCGGCGCTACGCCGACGATCTGCGCGACTATCCGCTGGAGCCCTACCTCGCCTACGACGAGCTGACCGCCCGTCTGAAATGGGCCAGCAACGACGAGATCGAGAAGTTCCTCGCCGAACATGGCGACCTGCCCCAGGCCGGCTGGATGAAGCTGCGCTGGTTGCGCTGGCAGGCCGAGCGTGGCGAATGGCAGACCTTCGCCAACTACTACGACCCCAAACTCAATTTCACCGAACTGGACTGCCTGTTCGGCCAGTACCAGCTCAAGCACGGCATGAAACAGGAAGGCTACGCCACCGCGGAGAAGCTCTGGCTGGTGGGCAAGTCCCAGCCCGAGGCCTGCGACGTGCTCTTCGGCATGTGGAGCGCCGACGGCAAGCTGACCGAGGAGCTGCGCTGGAAACGCGCCAAGTTGGCCGCCGAAGCGCGCAACTACGGCCTGGCCAACCACCTGGTGAAAGCCCTGCCGCACCTGGCCACCCAGGGCAAGCTGATGGTGGAAGCGGCGCAGAAGCCGCAGATACTGAGCCAGACCGCCCGCTTCACGCCCGCTGATCGACACATGGCCGACGCGGTGGGCCTCGGCCTGCGTCGCCTGGCCCGCCAGGACCCGGAAAAGGCCCTCAGCCTGCTGGATGTCTACGCCACCCGCCTGCCCTTCTCCAAGGAAGAAAAGGTCGCCATCGCCCGCGAGATCGGCCTGACCCTGGCCAAGCGCTTCGACTCCCGCGCCCTCAAGGTGATGACCCAGTACGACCCCGAGCTGCGTGACAACACCGTGAGCGAATGGCGCGCGCGCCTGCTGCTGCGCCTCGGCCAGTGGGACGACGCCTACCAGTTGACCAAGCGCATGCCCGAGGACCTGGCCAAGACCAACCGCTGGCGCTACTGGCAGGCACGCAGCCTGCAACTGGCCCAGCCGCAGAGCCAGCAGCCGACCCCGCTCTACCAGCCGGTGGCCCGCGAGCGTGACTTCTACGGCTTCCTCGCCGCCGACCGCATCGAGGCGCCCTACCAGTTGAACAACAAGCCGCTGGCCCTGGACCCCAAGGTGATCCAGAAGGTGCGCAACACCGCCGGCATCCGCCGCGCCCTGGAGTTCCACGACCGTGGCGAGATCGTCAACGGCCGCCGCGAGTGGTACCACGTCAGCCGCCTGTTCAACCGCGATGAAATGGTGGCCCAGGCCAAGCTGGCTTACGACCGCCAGTGGTACTTCCCGGCCATCCGCACCATCAGCCAGGCCCAGTACTGGGACGACCTGGACATCCGCTTCCCCATGGCCCACCGCTCGGCGCTGACCCAGCAGGCCAAGCTGCGCGGCCTGCATTCCAGCTGGGTGTTCGCCATTACCCGCCAGGAAAGCGCCTTCATGGCCGATGCCCGTTCCGGCGTCGGCGCCATGGGCCTGATGCAGCTGATGCCGGCCACCGCCAAGGAAACCGCGCGCAAGTTCGGCATTCCCCTGGCCTCGCCGCAGCAGGCGCTCAACCCCAACATCAACATCCAGCTGGGCGCCGCCTACCTGAGCCAGGTCCACGGCCAGTTCAACGGCAACCGCGTGCTCGCCTCGGCCGCCTACAACGCCGGCCCCGGCCGTGTGCGCCAGTGGCTGCGGGGCGCCAACCACCTGTCCTTCGACGTCTGGGTGGAAACCATTCCCTTCGACGAAACCCGCCAGTACGTGCAGAACGTGCTGTCCTACTCGGTGATCTACGGGCAGAAACTCAACGCCCCGCAGCCCCTGGTGGACTGGCACGAACGCTACTTCGACGATCAGTGA